GGGCTAGAAGGGTTGTACATCTACAAGTCTCTGGACCATTCCACTCCCCATTATTAGAAGAGGCAAAGAATCAATTCGAAGATTTTTTATCTACAATTACTTTTAACGATCCACAAATGCCTATATATTCTAATGTAACTGGAGATATAATCAAAAGTGGAGAAGAAGCAAAAAAACTTTGTGGCGATCAAATTATCTGTCCAGTAAAATGGATTTCAATTGAAAACAAAATAAAAGAAGCAGGCTTTACAACAGCCTATGAAAGTGGACCTGGAAAAGTTTTAACTGGACTTTTTGCAGGAATAGATAAAGAATTTAAATCAATCCCATCAGGGACTTTAGAAGATATTCAGGGAATACAGGAGTAAGAAATGTCAGGATTATTAGAAGGAAAAAAATTATTAGTTACAGGTGGTTCTAGGGGAATCGGAAAGGCTATTGCAGTTAAAGCTTTAGAAAATGGGGCTATTGTATACAACCTAGATCTTGGTATTGATCCAGATATGGCAGAAATGGAAACTCTTGCAAAAGCGAACAATACAGAAATATTTGGTTATACGGCTGATGTTAGTAATGAAGAACAAGTAGTTGAAGCTTGTAAAAAAATCTTAGAACATGCTGGATCAATTGATATATTAGTAAACAACGCTGGAATAACTAGAGATGGACTAATGATGAGAATGAAAACTAAGGATTGGGATGATGTTATTAATATTAACCTTAAATCTGCATTCTTAATGAGTAGAGAAATTTCAAGAGCTATGATGAAAAAAAGAACTGGTTCAATTATTAATATGTCATCTGTTGTTGGTGTTCAAGGAAATGCTGGACAAACAAATTATTGTGCATCTAAAGCGGGACTTTTAGGTCTTACAAAAGCTTTAGCGAAGGAAATTGGTTCAAGAAACGTAAGAGTTAATGCAATTGCACCTGGTTTTATTACTTCTCCAATGACTGATAAATTATCTGAAGAAGTTCAAGCTAATTACAAATCTGCAATTCCATTGGCAGCCTTTGGTGAAGCGGATGATATTGCAAATGCTGTTTTATACTTAGCATCAGATATGTCAAAATATGTAACAGGACAGGTTCTAGGTGTTAATGGTGGATTAAACATGTAATATGAAGTTTGTTAACAAACTTCAATTTGAGTAATTATAAATATATACTGAGGATTTTAAAATGAGAAGACGAGTTGTTGTAACAGGAATGGGAACAGTTAACCCACTTGCGAAAAACGTGAAAGATACATGGGATGCTTTAAAAGAAGGAAAATGTGGAGTAGCACCAACTACTTTAGTAGATGTTTCTAATTATCCATCTAAGGTTTCCGCTGAAGTTAAGGATTGGAAAGCTTCAGATTTTATAGATAAAAGAGCTGCAAGACAGATGGCTAGATTTACACAGTTTGCATGTGTAGCAGCAAAAGAAGCTATGGAAGACGCAGGACATAAAGAGGGGACCTTTGACCCATTTAGAACAGGAGTAATTCTTGGAAATGGTATTGGTGGTTTTGAAATAATTGAAGATGGATATAAGCAAATTTTTAATGGTAAAAGTGTTGCTCCAATGACTATTCCAAAACTTATTCTTAATGAGGGTCCAGCTAACGTAGCGATAATGCATGGAATTAAAGGTCCTTGTCATGCAGTTGTAACAGCATGTGCGGCAGGAACTGATGCTATTGGAAATGCATTAATGTCTATTAGGTCAGGCCAAACCGATATGGTTATTACAGGTGGAATGGAAGCTCCAATCTCCCTACTAGCTATTGATGGTTTTTGCAAAATCCAAGCTTTAACTACAAATGACGACCCTAAAACAGCTTGTAGACCCTTTGATAAAGATAGAGATGGTTTTATTCTAGGTGAGGGTGCTGGAATTTTAATACTTGAAGAGTTAGAGCATGCTAAGGCAAGGGGTGCTAAAATTTATGCAGAGCTTGTTGGTTATGGACAAACATGTGATGCAGGACATATTACAGCTCCTTCCCCAGATGGAGAAGGTGGAGCAAGATCTATGACAATTGCGCTACAAGATGCTGGTATGGAACCAGAAGAGATTCAATATATTAATGCCCACGGAACATCTACACCTAAAAATGACCCTATAGAGACAAATGCTATTAAGACTGCATTTGGTGAGCATGCTTACAAATTAAAAGTATCTTCAACTAAGGGTATGACAGGACACTGTGTAGGTGCAGCTGGTGGTATCGAAGCGATTATCTCAGTATTAGCAATCAATAACAACTTCTTCCCTGCAACTATTGGATTAGAAACAGAAGATGAATTATGTGACCTAGACTATGTAAAAGGAAAGGGTGTTGAGGGTGAAATTAAGGCAGCTTTAACAGACTCACTAGGTTTTGGTGGACACAACGGTTCACTTATATTTAAACAATACGAGGATTAATAAATGACAGTAGAACCAAGAATTAGAAATGGAATATGTATGACAGCTCACCCAAAAGGTTGTGCCCTAGCTGTTCAAAAAGAGATAGATTATGTAAAGTCTCAACCTAAATTCAACGGAGCTAAAAAAGTGTTAGTAGTTGGAGGATCTACAGGTTATGGACTTTCATCTAGAATATCCTTAGCCTTTGGATCAGGTGCAGGAACTTTAAATATCTCTTTTGAAAAAGAAGGTTCTGAAAAGAGACCTGCTACTCCGGGATTTTATAATAATAGGGCTTTCGATGAGAAAGCGAAAGCTGAAGGTTTAATTGCTGAAAGTATAAATGCTGATGCATTTTCCCATGAGACAAGAAAAATTGCCATTGAGAGAATAAAAGAGCTCTTTGGTAAAGTTGATATGATTGTCTACTCCTTAGCATCTCCTGTTAGACCTGATCCAGATACTGGAGAGTTATACAAATCATGTTTAAAACCCTTAGGTGAAACATATACAGCAAAATCAGTTAACCCTGAGAAGGGAACTGTAACTGAAGTTTCAATAGAACCAGCGGATGAGTCTGAAATTGCCCCAACTGTAAAGGTTATGGGGGGTGAAGATTGGATGTTATGGATCAAAGCTTTAAAAGAGGCAGATGTTCTTGAAGATGGTTTTAAAAGTATAGCCTACTCCTACATTGGTCCTGAGTTAACTATGGCTGTGTACAGAAAAGGAACTATAGGAAAAGCAAAGGAACACTTAGAGGCCACAGCTAAAGAGATTACAGAGTTTACTAAAGATATTAATGGACAAGCTTGGGTATCAGTAAATAAAGCCTTAGTAACAAGAAGTTCATCTGTTATCCCAGTTGTGCCCTTATATATTTCCCTTCTATTTAAAATAATGAAAGAGAAAGAGATTCATGAGGGCTGCATAGAACAGATGCAAAGAATGTTTGTCCAAAAAATATATAATGGCTCTACTGCAATTGTAGACGAGGAAGGTCGATTAAGACTAGATGATCTTGAGATGAGGGATGATGTTCAAGCAGAAGTTGAAAAAAGATGGGATAGTATTACAAGTGATACACTATCTGAAATGACTGATATTGAGACATATAAATCTGATTTCTTAAAACTACACGGTTTTGGATTTGACGAGATTGATTATACAGAAGATGTAGATTTTCTATAATAAAAAGAGGCAAGCTAAGCTTGCCCCTTTTTATTTTTAGAACAGAGTAATCTCATCTTTTTGTTTTATTTTATAAGTTGCTAGTTTTACAAAATCTTCAAAATGTTCAGCTGATAACTTACCCTCTCTATATATCTTCTCTAATAGAGAGTAAAAAGATGTATCAGTAATACTACCTCCTACTAGTGTCTTTTTATCAATAAGTCCTATTGATACTAAAGCATTAATAGCTCCTTCAATATCAGAAATTGCCATTTTAAGGGGTTCTATTGTTTGGGAGAGAATTTTAAAATACTCTTCCCCTGGCTCTTTTATTAATTTATCAATAGATTCTCGACTCTCATCTAGAATTTTTGCTACTACTTTTAAACTTCCTAAATCATTGGATGCTATTAAGGGAATTAGCTCTTTTACACTCTGTAGTTGATTATCCATATCACTCTTTTGAGTTAAAACTTTTTTTACTCTCTGGGCTAGATATTCCGCCTTATTTTGCATTAACTCAGATGTATTATTAACTTCAATATTTATTAAATTAAGCTGAGCATTTTTTTGATTTAAAAGCTCCCTATTTCTCTTTATCTCTAAATGTGTTTTAACCCGTAGTTCTAATTCAATAGGCTGAAATGGTTTAGTAATATAATCTACGCAACCACACTCAAACCCCTGTTGTAAATCTTCAATTTGTGCCTTTGCTGTAAGAAAAATTATAGGAATATCCATATACTCTTCATGTAACTTAATCATACTACAAACTTCATATCCATTAATCTCTGGCATCATTATATCCAATAGAATCAGATCAGGTCTCTCCTTCTCTAGTAATTCCATAACCTTTTTACCATCTTTTGATGCTATGATTTCATATTGATCCTTCAAAAGAATAATTAATAACTCTATATTTTCAGGAACATCATCTACTATTAATATTTTTTCCTTAACCATCTATTCTCCCTCTATTTCTATAATTATTTCTAATGATTTTTCAAAATCAAAATTCTTAATATGTTTTAAAACATCTTTCAATTTTTTTTCTAGACTATCGTCTTCCACCTTAATTATCAGATCCTCTAAAAGTTTTACACTTTGAATATTATTACTACTAATATATCCCTTTATAACTTCAAGTTCATTTTTTAAATTATATGCATCAATCTGAGTTTTCCCAACCTTTTCTTTTATTTTGTACTCCTTATTAACTTCAAAGAAGTTATCTATACTGTTAAAAAGGGCATTAATGGCCTCTCCAAGGGAGGAAATTAAATTAGAGCAGAGATTATTATCTTCATTGTTGTAGGCATTCTCTATCTTTATGCAAATACTATAGATCTCATTTGCACTAATATTACCTGCAATACCTTTTAGTTTATGAATGACTTCGCAACAAGATTCATAGTCACCAATAGAGTAGAAACTATTTATTTCATTAAATATTCCAGCATTATTCTCTCTAAACCTGGAAATTATTGATAGATAGGATTTCACATCATTATTAATTCGAGCAATACCCTCATGACAATCTAGGTGTTTAATATTAGGAATTTCTAAACTACTCTTATCAATTGGGGTTATTTGTAAATTAGATACCCACTTATTGATTTTAACAAACATATTGTCAAAATTTATAGGCTTTGTAATGTAGTCATTCATTCCACATTTTAAAACCTCATCCTCTACACTCGAAACTGCATTACCAGTTAAAGCAATAATTGGTAACTCTACCTCACTGTACAATTCACGTATTATTTTTGTAGCAGAAATTCCATCTAACTCAGGCATCTGCAGGTCCATTAAAATTATATTATATCTCTTCTCTTTTGCCATTTTAATTGCTTCTAAACCATTACATGCTACATCAATAAAAACTCCATCTTGATTAAGGATTTCAACTATTACTTGTTGATTTATCTCATTATCTTCAACAAGTAAAATATCCATTCTATTATCAAACTCTAGCCTATTCTTAGTTGATTCAATACTATTTGATTCTGTATTAGGAGGACTATTTATCTCCATAATAGTATAAAGTGTATCATCTACAGCACTTCTTGTTATAGGTTTTAATAAAATTGAATCAACACCAACCCTTGTATACTCATTAATAATGTCAGGTCTATTAAAATCACATATAAGTATAGTCTTAGAACTATGTTTGTCATCCAAATTTTTTATCTTCTTAATTGTATCAAGACCATTTAGTTCTGTTAGTTTTAGATCAACAAAAATAATAGAGTATCTTTTAGATTTCTCTTTCTTATTACTATTATATGCTTCAATTGCATCATACCCACTTTTGACACTGTTAACTTTAAAATCATACTCCATTAGAAGATAGGATAATGTGGTTACTAATTCATCATCACTAGAGGCTAAAAGAATATTAGTATTTTTAAACTCTTTTGGAATATCAAATAAATCAAAAGGTTGAGTTCCAACAATATTACACCGACAGGTAAAGGAAAAAGTACTACCCTCCTCAGGTTTACTATTTACTGAGATATCCCCATCCATTAATTTTGATAGTTTTTTTGAGATTGAGAGCCCTAAACCTGTACCACCATACTTTCTAGTTGTAGATGTATCTGCCTGGCTAAAGGATTTAAACATCTTTTTACTCTGCTCTTCTGTTAACCCAATACCTGTATCAATTATATCAAATTTCAATAAAATATCTGTCTCTAACATATTGTCTAGGCTACATTTGATTATAATCTTCCCCTGTTCTGTAAATTTAATTGCGTTACTAACTAAATTTGTTAATATTTGACTAATCCGAAGGGGATCACCATTTAGAAATCTAGGTACAAGCTCATCAACTTTTACTTGTAAATCTAATGATTTTTGACTAGCTTTTTCCTGGAACATATTAAAAATATTATCAACTACTTCATCAAGATTAAAATCAATATTATAGATATCAAGTTTTCCTGCTTCTATTTTTGAAAAGTCTAAAATATCATTTATAATATCCAATAAATTAGTTGAAGCGATATTAATCTTTTTAATATAATTTTCCTGTTTTTCGTTTAGATCAGTTTTAGTTAAAAGATGTAGTAGGCCTACAATTGCGTTCATGGGTGTTCTAATCTCATGGGACATATTTGCAATAAAGTCACTCTTAGCCCTTGTAGCTTCCTCAGCCTTATGTTGGGCTAAAACCCTATCATTTGCTTCGACAGTTAGGGAGATAAAGTTAGATAGAGACTTACCATAGGACTTCTCATCATTCTTCCACTCCTTAGTTGTACTGTTTTCATTGCATAAAACACCCCATATATCACCCCTAACCCATATAGGAATATCAAGTAATGATTTAACATCGTTATCAACTAAGTAGTTATTAATTAACTCAGTAGTTCTCTCATCACTAAAAGCATCGTATACAACCAGACTTTTACACTTTAAAATTGTTTCGAAGTATATAGGAAAATCAGTAACTTTTAACACTGAACCAACTAATGACTGGCCATTAGTTTCCCCATACTCGCTATAACAGGAGAGTTCAGTTTTATCACTGTTAAATAACCAAATACTGGATCTTGAAATATTTAAACCAAGAACTGCATATTGAGAAATTTTATCATATGTATTTTCTATGGATTGGTTAACAAGGTCATCATTCTGAGTAAGTTTTGATAGATATAGACTGTGTTGCTCATATCTAACAGATTTATCCTTTAACTCTTTTTCCCTTATTTTCCGTCTTGTTATATCATCTTTAATAGCAACAAAATTACTTATAACTCCTCTATCATCTAATATTGGAGTGATAGTTGTAGCCTCACAATATATAGATCCATCTTTCTTTTTATTATATATCTCACCCTTCCAAGTTTCACCGGATAAAATAGTATTCCATAACTCTCTATAAAACTGATCACCCATAATACCAGACTGTAGTATTGATGGTTTTTTCCCAATGACATCCTCCTGGCTGTAACCTGAGACTTTAGAGAATTCCTGATTTATATATATAATCTGAGCATCAGTATCTGCAATTATAATAGATACAGGGCTCTGTTCAACAGCTTCAGACAACCTTTTTAACTGTATATTTGTCCTATACTTCTCTGTTAAATCTATACCAAAACCAACAGTATATGTCTGATCATTAATATCTACCTTAGACCCTGTAAATAAAAATGGAATTAAAGTCCCATCCTTACTTCGTATATCAGCCTCAAGAGAGTTATTTCCAATTCCCTTTAACTTTTCAAAAATATCCATATCGGAAGAGTTATCCCTATCGATATGGTTAGTTAATAGGTCTACTTTTTTAATACTTCCTTCGTTTAAACCTAATAAATTCTGAAAAGATTTATTTGATCTTTGTATATCACCCTTATTGTCAAAGGTGTAAAATATTCCAGGAAGATTATTTATAATATGATCAATAAAAGACTTCTCCTCTTCTAACTCCCTTGTTCTAAGATAAACACTCTCTTCAAGTTTTTCATTTAGTTTAATAAGCTTATTTTGAGCACTCTTTTTCTCTGTTACATCGTTATTAAAACCTCTATACCCAATTATTGTCTCATCTTTATCATAAATAGGGGTTATAGAAGTTTGTAAACATATAAAGTTTCCATTTTTGTGTTTATGCCAATTTTCATAATCTTTAATCATGGATTGTAATGTATTAAGTTTACGTTTATATTCAGGAATTGAGGATTGTTCAAGGGTTTCATAGGGTGGTTTACCTAAAAGTTCATGGGGTTCATACCCTAATATATCAACAATATTTTCAGAGATATAGTTAAGGTTTCCATTTTTGTCAGTCTCCCAAATTAAGTCTGCAATATTTTCATTAATATCCTCATATCTTGCGCATTTTTTTTCCAATAATAGGTTGTAACTCTCTAATGACTTGTTTTTTTTAAGTTCATTTGTCGCTTTATTAACTCTAAATATAACCTCTGATTTAACTATTGGTTCAGATATATAATCTACCATACCTATCTTTAATATTTTATACATATTCTCATCGTTATGTTTGCCTACAAAAATAGAGGGTATAGATACCTGACAACTATTTTTAATATCCATAAAACTTTTTAGGCTATCATCCATTGTGTGATTGATAACAAAAATAAGTAGTTGAGGTGTATTATATTTAATACTTGATATCCCTTGTGCTGTATCTTTAACACTAAGTAGATAAAAATCTTCTGGTTCTAATATTTTTTTAAGAGCTTTAGATAATCTAGAGTTTTTATCAATTACAACTATTAAGTTATTAGAATGCATAGAATCTCCATATAATAATTTTAAATTGATACCAAAGTAAAATTCAAATATTTTATTTTTACATGCTCACTATTTTTTTTAACATCAATAATATATATTATTAGATATGAAACAATATTTAGATCTTTTAAAACATGTTATAGATAGTGGGACTCAAAAGGGAGATAGGACTGGAACAGGAACTATTAGTACCTTTGGATATCAAATGAGATTTAACTTAGAAGAGGGATTTCCCCTTGTAACTACAAAAAAAGTCCATGTTAAATCCATCATCCATGAACTTTTATGGTTTCTTAAAGGTGATACTAATATAAAATATCTTAAAGATAACGGTGTAAGAATTTGGAATGAGTGGGCTGATGATAATGGAGAGTTAGGTCCAGTTTATGGTTCCCAATGGAGAAGCTGGCCAACTGCTAATGGTAAGCATATTGATCAAATAACCCAGGTTATTAACTCTATAAAAACAAATCCGGACTCTAGACGACATATTGTAAGTGCTTGGAATGTAGGGGAGTTAGATAATATGGCTCTTCCTCCGTGTCATGCTTTTTTTCAATTCTATGTAAATGATGGGAAACTATCGTTACAACTATACCAAAGAAGTGCAGATATATTTTTAGGTGTACCCTTTAATATAGCATCCTATGGAATACTATTAGCTATGGTTGCCCAGGTAACAGGCCTAAAACCCTCCGAGTTTATTCATACAATAGGTGATGCCCATATATATAATAATCATATCCAACAGGTTAATTTACAGTTAAGTAGGGATCCAAAAACTCTACCAACACTAAAAATAAACCCAGAAGTTACAGACATTTTTGATTTTAAGTATGAAGATTTTACCTTTGAGAATTATACCTGTCATCCAGGTATAAAAGGAGAGATATCTGTATGATATCAATAATTGTTGCAATGGATAGAAATAATGGAATAGGTTGTAATGGAGAACTACTAACCTACCTTCCTGGAGATCTACCACGTTTTAAAGAGTTAACTATAAATAAAACCGTAATAATGGGTAGAAAAACATATGACTCTCTACCTAAGGGACCTCTTCCTAAAAGGGAAAACATAATAATATCTCGAAGTAAGGATCTTCACATAGATGGGGCAATAGTTGTTAACTCCTTAGAAGAAGCAGTTAAAATAAGTTCAAAGGATATATTTATAATCGGGGGCGGTGAAATATATAAACAAGCACTAAATATTGCTGATAAACTATATGTTACTCATATAGAAAAGTCCTTTACTGCGGATACATTCTTTCCACAAATAGGTAGAGAGTGGGAAATATATAGTGAAGAAGTAGTTAATAACAATCCAGAACTAATATTTAGATATACAAATTATAAAAGAGTAAAAAAATAGGCTGTTATATTAACAGCCTTATTTTAAAATAGATCCTTATATCTTCTTGGGTCATATAGATTAAACTCAATATCCCTAAAATATTCAACATTTCCACCCTCTCTTGTACTATCCACAAGAACTGATATTTGTGTTTGGGACTCAAATGCTAAAATTGCTTTTAGTTTATTTTCTAAAGCAGCATCATCACTTGTTATCTTTAAATTTGGATCCTTATCAAAATCACAGTAAACAGCCATTTCATAAACTGGAGGAATCCAACCTAAAGGTTCTCCTAAATTAGGCCAAATAGTTCCTGTTGCATGAAAAATAGACATTAACAACTCATCATATACAACCTTATGATCCATATTTAAGTCTGACCCAGCTGGTACAAAAACTCTAGTTGGTCTTATTTTTCGAAGATTGTATGTAAATGCGTTTTCTATACCTGTACAACCATCAATAACACAGGGATCTCCAGATATGGCTACTCTACGACCTATAAAGTTACTTGTATTACAGTCTGGGAAGTTCAGCCATTTAGCGTTATTAACACCTAGGATCTCAAGACCCTTAAGTGTCTCATTTCTTCTTATTTCTATAATATTGTCCCGATCCTCTTCACTACAGTAGCCCATAGAACCGTCAGTTGTAATTAAAACTGAGACCTTAACCCCATCCTCAATTGCTTTTTGAATAAGAAGAGCACCACCAATTATAACATCATCATCATGGGGTACTACAAAAAGAAGATGCTCCTGTGACTCCCCCTTCCAATTTGTAAATATATCCTTCCAGTTTTTTGAACTTAAACTCATATTATTATCTCTTTTAAAAAGTGTAAAATTACTCATATAACCTCCGCTTAGTTTGAATAGCCAAACTTATATGATGTTACACCTAAAAATCAATTCTGGCTAGTTATAATTTTTCCTACCACTTCTTTCTGAACCAGTAAAAAGAGATACAACAACAGCACCAATTAAAATTAGTGTTACAGAACCTACAGAGATAAAGGGTATCGATATAATAAATAAAAGGGGTAATAGTGGAATAAATATACAAGCTATTACAATCTTAATTATAAAACCTGCTCCTACCAATAAAACACCAAATACAAAAAAAAGAATTTTGAACAGTATAACAGCACCCAAAAAAATAAATAGACTAATTAAAAACAGACCAAACATTGTGTCCTCCTAAACTTATTAAAGCAATTATAATGCCAACTTAATATATAGCCAGTATGATCATTTAGACTGAAAATAGTGGTAAATAATACCATTACAGGTTAAATTAACCCTAAAGCCTCATCACAGGAGACAGACTCATCCCTATTACAAATTCTATAGGGGATTTCACCGGTATATAGTTCAGAAAAATCCCTCTCGACGGCTTCTATGCTGTTATTGTTTTTAGAAAGATGACATAGATAGACATAGGATATACAACAATTGTCATCACTAGTTAGATCATTAAGAAAATTTATTGCTGAAATATTTGATAAGTGTCCAACATTAGACTGAATTCTTCTTTTAAGAAAGTCAGGATAAGGTCCAGATTTTAACAGCTTATCACAGTAGTTTGCCTCTAAAAACAGTAGATGGGATCTTTTGGCTAAATTATACATCTGGGGTGTTATCATTCCAGTATCTGTAATAATTGTCACTCTTTTTTCTAAAATCTTAAAGTAGAAACTTATAGAGTCTTTAGCATCATGGGATAGATCAAAGGGCATAATGTTAAGTTCATTTATAACATAGTGTTTAAATGGTTCTATTGGTTTATGGATATAAAAATCACCCTTTATATTTTTATGAGCATAAACAGGAATTTCCAAATCCCTAGAGAGAGGCCCTACTCCCTTAGAGTGGTCTGAGTGGGTATGAGTAAGAAAAACTGCTCTTATATCCGTGTATTTAAAACCTAATTTATTAACCCTTAACTTAAACTCTTTTAAGGAAAAGCCATTATCTATAACAAAAAGGTCCTTCCCAACTTCAAAAATATAAGAGTTTGCAGACGAACCAGATCCAATTACAGCGTATCTCATCAACTATTCCTCAATTAAAGACTTTATAGCTTTTTGATCAAAACCAATAATAACCCTATTCCCACTTCTAATTATAGGGGTAACTAAAAGATCTGGATGCTCTAAAATTTCTTCAAGGGGATTATAATCCATATATATAAAATTTTTCTTTTTAAAAGTTACCGAGTTTTTATTTATCAGATCCTCAGGGTCTCTACCAGATGATATTTTATTTAACTCACCAACACTAATTCCACGCTCTTTAAGGTCTGCAAAGTGGTATTTAATAGACCGATCTTTAAAAAACCTTTCAACTTTTTGTGTATCTTTACACTTTTTTGTACCTATAATCTGAATATTCATGGAATTATACTATATGTTTCATCTTTAAGAGTAAATATATTCTTAAGGGCATCAGTTATATAAATCTCCTTATTTCTAGTAATAAAGACTCCTTCAAACTCTATAGACTCCCTAAGCTTCTTAACATCAGATATACTTCTTCCAAAAGTTATAGTAGACAGGGCATCTCCTTTTATTGCCGATGAATCTAATATAGATGAACTTATAATATCTCCATTTTTAGGGTAACCTGTAAAACTATCTAATATATGATGATATCGAATGCCATCCTCTATAAAAAACCGTTCATAATCACCACTAGAAACAAACGATGACTCCTCAACCCTCAATAAACCGATATAATTACCCCTAATTTTTCTAGGGTGCTGAATTCCAATACTCCACAAGCTATTACTATTTTTTAAACCTATTAGATCTATATTACCACCTAGATTTATAATGGCAGATTTAACACCTCTACTTACTAAAAAATCTTTTAACCTATTAGAAGCATAACCCTTGGCTATTCCTCCTAGATCAATGGACATATCTTTGTTCTGTAACATAACTTTTTTATCTTCAATAATAATATTGTTATAATTAACTAAGGGTAATAAATTCTCTATATCACGACTATTTGGAACAGTAGTTTTATTATTAATATCCCAAAGAGAGATAAGGGGTCCTATTGTTATATCAAATTCACCATTTGAAATAACCCCATACTTTATACCCTCTCTAATAACAGTAAGGGTAGATTCTGATGGTTTATAAAAAGTAATACCAGCCAATCTATTTATATTACTAACATCACTATCAAAAACATGGGAACTCATTAGATTTTCAATTTCCATAATCTGAGCCTTTACCTCTTCAATATCAATTGGAGAAGAGTTATAAATAGTTATGCTACATGTAGTATTTAGACCTAAAAAACTAAAATTTTGTCTCTCTTTAATATTACTGCAACTAAGTGAAATAATAATTAAATATATTATTGTAATCTTTCTTAACATAATAACCCCAGATAAGATATACTCCTATTATGATATTTAAACCCCTAGATGCTCTAGTAGTTATATGCACAATTGTAGTAATAACTATTTTTTTTATAAATACACTAAACAACAGTAATAGTAGCAGTTTTGTCAAGATTGAAGTAGTAGGTAGAGAGTATTTATAC
Above is a genomic segment from Thiospirochaeta perfilievii containing:
- a CDS encoding MBL fold metallo-hydrolase translates to MRYAVIGSGSSANSYIFEVGKDLFVIDNGFSLKEFKLRVNKLGFKYTDIRAVFLTHTHSDHSKGVGPLSRDLEIPVYAHKNIKGDFYIHKPIEPFKHYVINELNIMPFDLSHDAKDSISFYFKILEKRVTIITDTGMITPQMYNLAKRSHLLFLEANYCDKLLKSGPYPDFLKRRIQSNVGHLSNISAINFLNDLTSDDNCCISYVYLCHLSKNNNSIEAVERDFSELYTGEIPYRICNRDESVSCDEALGLI
- a CDS encoding arsenate reductase family protein; the protein is MNIQIIGTKKCKDTQKVERFFKDRSIKYHFADLKERGISVGELNKISSGRDPEDLINKNSVTFKKKNFIYMDYNPLEEILEHPDLLVTPIIRSGNRVIIGFDQKAIKSLIEE
- a CDS encoding FAD:protein FMN transferase; the encoded protein is MLRKITIIYLIIISLSCSNIKERQNFSFLGLNTTCSITIYNSSPIDIEEVKAQIMEIENLMSSHVFDSDVSNINRLAGITFYKPSESTLTVIREGIKYGVISNGEFDITIGPLISLWDINNKTTVPNSRDIENLLPLVNYNNIIIEDKKVMLQNKDMSIDLGGIAKGYASNRLKDFLVSRGVKSAIINLGGNIDLIGLKNSNSLWSIGIQHPRKIRGNYIGLLRVEESSFVSSGDYERFFIEDGIRYHHILDSFTGYPKNGDIISSSILDSSAIKGDALSTITFGRSISDVKKLRESIEFEGVFITRNKEIYITDALKNIFTLKDETYSIIP